One genomic region from Raphanus sativus cultivar WK10039 unplaced genomic scaffold, ASM80110v3 Scaffold2718, whole genome shotgun sequence encodes:
- the LOC130505942 gene encoding uncharacterized protein LOC130505942 — translation MADFWWNSFEHKRKMHWLSCQALLAKQAWRILNHPDSLFSRLFKSRYFDQSNFLSAKNGPRPSYAWRSIQFGKELLTQGLRKHVGDGRTISVWVDNWIEGDVRRRPLMKNIFVDLLLKVSDLIDFQNNCWNLQILQELFFEEDIARILAMKIVSSQDDYWVWVHNRNGSYSVKSGYWFINSWKRREEIREAEARPSTNDLKLSVWQIETTPKIKTFMWRALSNAIPVGELLLKRGVRLDPCCQACGFQGESINHLLFDCSIARQVWALANVPHPMNGYDRVSHFSNFHYLMMLMKNKAISERIRNMIPWIAWYLWKTRNGIIFEGKAFVATDLIDKISAEAEFWLLAQKHEKEMEEKEKVVVGIKDRRWTPPNRGWLKCNIGVDVDKNKQRSGGSWVLRDEMGRVVLHSRRAFSNIPLLDEAKLQALIWSIECLSFHRVNRVIIAMDDATLPNVILRPKAWPNFTCQYAQIMARLRKLEWWRLIKEERTTNRGAFLIAQSVTKGGFLHSYVATGAPNWVADLFHNEETLPSS, via the coding sequence ATGGCTGATTTCTGGTGGAACTCCTTTGAGCATAAGCGGAAGATGCATTGGCTGAGCTGTCAAGCTCTCTTGGCCAAACAAGCTTGGAGAATACTTAATCATCCGGACTCCTTGTTCTCTAGACTTTTCAAAAGCAGATACTTTGATCAGTCAAATTTCCTCAGTGCCAAGAATGGGCCACGACCTTCATACGCATGGAGAAGCATTCAATTTGGAAAGGAGCTGTTGACTCAGGGACTTCGGAAACATGTTGGTGATGGAAGGACTATCTCGGTCTGGGTCGACAACTGGATAGAGGGAGATGTCAGGCGTAGACCTCTGATGAAGAATATATTTGTGGACCTGTTACTGAAGGTGAGTGATCTAATTGATTTTCAGAATAACTGCTGGAACCTTCAGATCCTGCAAGAGCTGTTCTTTGAAGAAGATATTGCAAGAATCCTAGCTATGAAAATAGTTTCCTCTCAGGATGACTATTGGGTCTGGGTCCACAATAGAAATGGCAGCTATTCAGTAAAATCAGGCTATTGGTTCATTAATTCctggaagagaagagaggagataAGAGAAGCAGAAGCAAGGCCATCGACCAACGACCTCAAGCTATCGGTCTGGCAAATTGAAACAACtccaaagatcaaaacttttatGTGGAGAGCTCTCAGCAATGCGATCCCGGTGGGAGAGCTGTTACTCAAAAGAGGAGTTCGGTTGGATCCTTGTTGCCAGGCTTGCGGTTTCCAGGGTGAATCCATTAATCATTTGCTTTTTGATTGCTCTATAGCAAGACAAGTTTGGGCGCTGGCGAATGTCCCGCATCCGATGAATGGGTATGACAGAGTTTCTCATTTCTCTAACTTCCACTACCTTATGATGTTGATGAAGAACAAGGCGATAAGTGAGAGGATCAGGAACATGATTCCTTGGATCGCTTGGTACTTATGGAAAACGAGAAATGGGATAATTTTTGAAGGAAAAGCTTTCGTGGCAACAGATTTGATAGACAAGATTTCGGCGGAAGCTGAATTCTGGTTGCTAGCTCAAAAACATGAGAAAGAGAtggaagagaaggagaaagtAGTGGTGGGGATCAAAGATCGCAGATGGACACCTCCAAACCGCGGCTGGTTGAAGTGTAATATTGGAGTTGATGTGGACAAGAACAAGCAGAGGAGTGGAGGCTCGTGGGTGTTAAGAGACGAGATGGGCAGAGTTGTTTTGCATAGTCGAAGAGCTTTCTCTAACATTCCATTACTTGATGAAGCCAAGCTCCAAGCTCTGATTTGGTCGATTGAATGTTTGAGTTTTCACAGGGTCAATCGAGTGATCATTGCTATGGATGATGCTACACTGCCCAACGTAATTCTCAGACCAAAAGCATGGCCAAACTTCACGTGTCAATATGCACAGATCATGGCGAGACTGAGAAAGCTGGAATGGTGGAGGTTGATAAAAGAAGAGAGAACCACTAACAGAGGGGCTTTCCTCATTGCGCAAAGTGTGACAAAGGGAGGCTTTTTGCATTCCTATGTAGCCACAGGAGCGCCCAATTGGGTGGCTGATTTATTTCACAATGAGGAAACGCTTCCCTCTTCTTAG